In Meriones unguiculatus strain TT.TT164.6M chromosome 17, Bangor_MerUng_6.1, whole genome shotgun sequence, a single window of DNA contains:
- the LOC110542751 gene encoding olfactory receptor 2B11-like, translating into MVVFNITHPEEFILLGFANHPWLELSVFIILLVIYPLAMMGNVAIILVSTLDPHLHSPMYFFLTNLSFLDMCYTTSIVPQMLFNLGSSRKTISYMGCAFQLYLFNAMGSTECLLLAIMSFDRYVAICRPLHYSLIMNRRLCIQLVCIMWLCGIAYVVSEATLTLQLPLCGINTLDHLLCEIPVLIKTACGKKETNELALSVACIFILAVPLCLILASYISIGRAILRIKSSEGRTKAFGTCSSHLIVVSLFYGPEISMYLQPPSSISRDQPKFMALFYGVITPTLNPFIYTLRNKDVKAALDNLARKILCFK; encoded by the coding sequence ATGGTAGTCTTTAACATAACCCACCCTGAAGAGTTCATTCTTCTAGGTTTTGCCAACCACCCCTGGCTAGAGCTCTCTGTCTTCATTATTCTTCTGGTAATATATCCCCTGGCTATGATGGGGAATGTCGCCATCATTCTGGTGTCCACCTTAGACccccatctccacagccccatGTATTTCTTCCTCACCAACCTCTCCTTTCTGGACATGTGCTACACCACAAGCATTGTGCCTCAGATGCTGTTTAACCTGGGAAGCTCCAGAAAGACCATCAGCTATATGGGGTGTGCAtttcaactttatttatttaatgcaatGGGGAGCACAGAGTGTCTTCTCCTGGCTATTATGTCTTTTGATCGCTACGTGGCCATTTGCAGACCTCTGCACTACTCCCTGATCATGAACCGGCGCTTATGCATCCAGTTAGTATGTATTATGTGGCTCTGTGGAATCGCCTATGTCGTCTCAGAAGCCACACTTACTTTACAGTTGCCACTATGTGGCATCAACACACTGGATCACTTGTTGTGTGAGATTCCTGTTCTGATAAAGACCGCCTGTGGTAAAAAGGAGACAAATGAGCTGGCACTTTCAGTGGCATGCATTTTTATCCTGGCTGTTCCTCTATGCCTAATACTTGCTTCCTATATTAGTATTGGACGTGCTATACTTAGGATTAAGTCTTCTGAAGGAAGAACAAAGGCCTTTGGTACATGTTCCTCTCATCTTATAgtggtttctttattttatggCCCAGAAATTAGTATGTACCTTCAGCCCCCCTCCTCAATCTCAAGGGACCAACCCAAGTTCATGGCTCTTTTCTATGGTGTGATAACTCCTACACTTAACCCATTCATTTACACTCTGAGGAATAAAGATGTAAAGGCAGCATTGGACAATCTGGCAAGAAAGATTTTATGCTTTAAGTGA